A window of the Bradyrhizobium ottawaense genome harbors these coding sequences:
- the accB gene encoding acetyl-CoA carboxylase biotin carboxyl carrier protein — MARQPENKAADKSSANFKSDDSALIRELALLLDETSLTEIEIERAGLRVRVARNVTMTASMPANFQAPASVGAGASVTPAAVADMAKHPGVVPSPMVGTAYWSPEPGAKPFIEVGSKVSAGQTLLIIEAMKTMNQIPSPRAGTVTQILVEDGQPVEFGEPLVIIE, encoded by the coding sequence ATGGCGCGCCAGCCCGAAAACAAAGCAGCGGACAAATCATCCGCAAACTTCAAAAGCGACGACAGTGCGCTCATCCGCGAGCTCGCCTTGTTGCTGGATGAAACCAGCCTCACCGAAATCGAGATCGAGCGCGCCGGCCTGCGGGTGCGTGTGGCGCGCAACGTCACCATGACGGCTTCGATGCCGGCGAATTTCCAGGCGCCGGCTTCCGTTGGCGCCGGCGCATCCGTGACGCCTGCCGCCGTCGCCGATATGGCCAAACACCCGGGCGTCGTGCCCTCGCCGATGGTCGGCACCGCGTACTGGTCGCCGGAGCCCGGCGCCAAGCCGTTCATTGAGGTCGGCAGCAAGGTATCGGCCGGGCAGACGCTGCTGATCATCGAAGCGATGAAGACGATGAACCAGATTCCCTCGCCGCGCGCGGGCACCGTGACGCAAATTCTCGTCGAGGACGGCCAGCCGGTCGAATTCGGCGAGCCGCTGGTAATTATTGAATAG
- the accC gene encoding acetyl-CoA carboxylase biotin carboxylase subunit has translation MFDKILIANRGEIALRVLRACKELGISTVAVHSTADADAMHVRLADESVCIGPPPSKDSYLNIPALLAACEITGADAVHPGYGFLSENARFAEILAEHNLHFIGPKAEHIRLMGDKIEAKKTAKRLGIPVVPGSDGGVGPEDDAMAIAKAIGFPVLVKAAAGGGGRGMKVAHTADELMMALSTASNEAKSAFGDASVYLEKYLQKPRHIEIQVLGDGRGGAIHLGERDCSLQRRHQKVWEEGPSPVLSAAARARIGATCAKAMQDMKYLGVGTIEFLYEDGEFYFIEMNTRIQVEHPVTEMITDIDLVLEQIRIAAGGDLPATQDEITIIGHAIECRVNAENPQTFRPSPGKITQFHPPGGLGVRIDSAVYQGYVIPPYYDSLVGKLIVHGKTRAECLMRLRRALDEMVVDGIETTLPLFRALVREPGIIDGDYHIHWLEQYLAGQAAEGKTS, from the coding sequence ATGTTCGACAAGATTCTCATCGCCAATCGCGGCGAAATCGCCCTGCGTGTCTTGCGCGCGTGCAAGGAACTCGGCATCTCGACGGTTGCCGTGCATTCCACGGCAGACGCCGATGCGATGCATGTGCGCCTTGCCGACGAAAGCGTCTGCATCGGACCGCCGCCGTCGAAGGACAGTTATCTCAACATCCCGGCGCTGCTCGCGGCCTGCGAGATCACCGGCGCGGACGCCGTGCATCCCGGCTACGGCTTCCTGTCCGAGAACGCCCGGTTTGCCGAAATCCTCGCCGAGCACAATCTGCATTTCATCGGCCCGAAGGCCGAACATATCCGCCTGATGGGCGACAAGATCGAAGCCAAGAAGACCGCCAAGCGGCTCGGCATTCCGGTAGTGCCGGGCTCCGACGGCGGGGTCGGCCCCGAAGACGACGCCATGGCGATTGCCAAGGCGATCGGCTTCCCCGTGCTGGTGAAGGCAGCCGCCGGCGGCGGCGGACGCGGCATGAAGGTTGCGCACACTGCCGACGAATTGATGATGGCGCTGTCGACCGCCTCCAACGAGGCCAAGTCGGCGTTCGGCGACGCCTCGGTCTATCTCGAGAAATACCTGCAGAAGCCGCGCCACATCGAAATCCAGGTGCTGGGTGACGGCCGCGGCGGCGCCATCCATCTCGGCGAGCGCGACTGCTCGCTGCAGCGCCGGCATCAGAAGGTGTGGGAAGAAGGCCCCTCGCCGGTTCTGTCGGCGGCGGCCCGCGCCAGGATCGGCGCGACCTGCGCCAAGGCGATGCAGGACATGAAATACCTCGGTGTCGGCACCATCGAGTTCCTGTACGAGGACGGCGAGTTCTATTTCATCGAAATGAACACCCGTATCCAGGTCGAGCATCCGGTGACCGAGATGATCACCGATATCGACCTCGTGCTGGAGCAGATCCGCATCGCCGCCGGCGGCGACCTGCCCGCGACGCAGGATGAGATCACCATTATCGGCCACGCCATCGAATGCCGCGTCAACGCGGAAAACCCGCAGACCTTCCGCCCCTCGCCCGGCAAGATCACCCAGTTTCATCCGCCGGGCGGTCTCGGCGTGCGGATCGATTCCGCAGTCTATCAGGGCTACGTCATCCCGCCTTATTACGACTCCCTCGTCGGCAAGCTGATCGTGCACGGCAAGACCCGCGCCGAATGCCTGATGCGGCTGCGCCGGGCGCTCGACGAGATGGTGGTCGACGGCATCGAGACCACCCTGCCGCTGTTCAGGGCACTGGTCCGCGAGCCCGGCATCATCGACGGCGACTACCATATCCATTGGCTGGAGCAGTACCTCGCCGGCCAGGCGGCGGAAGGCAAGACTTCCTGA
- a CDS encoding sensor histidine kinase gives MTADARRRRTVGQIVLLTAALLVLVAISTSSILLVNKSRRDNGWVVHTVEVENQLSTLLLQIRRAESAARGYLLTSEPRFLVEHEAAVATIVPDVDKLMQLTGDNSVQRENVKRLRPPVEARLAEFAKAVDFVKRNDTAGGVAMLREAGASDSVRKIAEVAGAMRAEEDGLFAMRTTTADRTQQLASIVTVAGSGLVVALAGISILLVRRSARARDEAERKLRDNNINLETTVDERTADLREANEEIQRFAYIVSHDLRSPLVNIMGFTSELEELRGDIFKRIAALARLQSAVPQAPDNATDTAEPALEGADRQLSQDFTEALGFIKSSIGKMDRLISAILNLTREGRREFKPERIDTSELIEGIVSTVAHQAAEAEAQIRIGPLPNIVSDRLALEQIFSNLIDNGLKYLKSGVPGDIHIRGRTKLGFAIYDITDNGRGIDPKDHQRIFDLFRRAGTQDRPGQGIGLAHVRALVRRLGGTMSVASELHQGSTFTVTLPINWNTSNRNREA, from the coding sequence GTGACGGCTGATGCCCGGCGCCGTCGCACCGTGGGACAGATTGTGCTGCTTACCGCGGCACTTTTGGTGCTGGTCGCCATCAGCACGTCCTCGATCCTGCTGGTCAACAAATCACGCCGGGACAACGGCTGGGTCGTGCACACCGTCGAGGTGGAAAACCAGCTCTCCACCCTGCTGCTGCAGATTCGCCGGGCCGAGAGCGCCGCGCGCGGCTATCTGCTGACCTCCGAGCCGCGTTTTCTGGTGGAGCACGAAGCCGCCGTTGCGACCATCGTTCCCGACGTCGACAAGCTGATGCAACTGACCGGCGACAACTCCGTTCAGCGCGAGAACGTCAAACGGCTGCGGCCCCCGGTCGAGGCCCGGCTGGCGGAATTTGCCAAGGCGGTCGATTTCGTCAAACGCAACGATACCGCCGGCGGCGTCGCGATGCTGCGTGAGGCTGGGGCCAGCGATTCGGTCCGGAAAATCGCCGAGGTCGCGGGCGCGATGCGCGCCGAGGAAGACGGCCTGTTCGCGATGCGCACGACGACCGCCGACCGCACCCAGCAACTGGCCTCGATCGTGACGGTGGCGGGTTCGGGCCTCGTGGTCGCGCTGGCCGGCATTTCGATCCTGCTGGTGCGGCGCTCGGCGCGCGCCCGCGACGAGGCCGAAAGAAAATTGCGCGACAATAACATCAACCTCGAAACCACGGTCGACGAGCGTACTGCCGACCTGCGCGAAGCCAATGAGGAAATCCAGCGCTTCGCCTATATCGTCAGTCACGATCTGCGCTCGCCGCTGGTCAACATCATGGGCTTCACCAGCGAACTGGAGGAATTGCGCGGCGACATCTTCAAGCGCATTGCGGCGCTCGCCCGCCTGCAATCCGCCGTCCCCCAGGCCCCCGATAACGCAACCGATACCGCCGAACCCGCGCTCGAAGGCGCCGACAGACAGCTCTCGCAGGATTTCACCGAGGCGCTGGGCTTCATCAAATCGTCGATCGGCAAGATGGACCGGCTGATATCGGCCATCCTCAACCTGACCCGCGAAGGGCGGCGCGAATTCAAGCCGGAGCGCATCGATACGAGCGAACTGATCGAAGGCATCGTTTCGACGGTCGCGCATCAGGCCGCGGAAGCCGAGGCGCAGATACGGATCGGCCCGCTGCCCAATATCGTCAGCGACCGGCTGGCGCTGGAGCAGATCTTCTCCAACCTGATCGACAACGGGCTGAAATATCTGAAGAGCGGCGTGCCCGGCGACATCCATATCCGCGGCCGGACCAAGCTCGGCTTTGCGATCTACGACATCACCGACAACGGCCGCGGCATCGACCCCAAGGACCATCAGCGCATCTTCGATCTGTTCCGTCGCGCCGGAACCCAGGACAGGCCCGGCCAGGGCATCGGCCTCGCCCATGTCCGCGCGCTGGTCCGGCGGTTAGGCGGCACCATGTCGGTCGCATCGGAGCTTCATCAGGGCAGCACGTTTACGGTCACGCTGCCGATCAATTGGAACACCAGTAACCGGAACAGAGAAGCATGA
- a CDS encoding response regulator, whose product MSNPVTIIMIEDDEGHARLIERNIRRSGVNNEIVPFTNGTDALNYLFGKDGTGLGHKGNALLILLDLNLPDTTGIDILKRVKENKYLKATPVVVLTTTDDSQEIKRCYELGCNVYITKPVNYESFANAIRQLGLFFSVIQVPPAAT is encoded by the coding sequence ATGAGTAATCCAGTCACCATCATCATGATCGAAGACGACGAGGGCCACGCCCGGCTGATCGAGCGGAATATCCGGCGATCGGGTGTCAACAATGAGATCGTGCCGTTCACCAACGGTACAGACGCGTTGAACTACCTGTTCGGCAAGGACGGGACCGGCCTCGGTCACAAGGGCAACGCGCTGCTGATCCTGCTCGATCTCAATCTGCCCGATACGACCGGCATCGATATTCTCAAGCGGGTCAAGGAAAACAAATACCTCAAGGCGACCCCGGTCGTGGTGCTGACCACCACCGACGACTCCCAGGAAATCAAGCGTTGCTACGAACTCGGTTGTAACGTCTACATCACCAAGCCGGTGAACTACGAAAGCTTCGCCAACGCCATTCGCCAGCTCGGCTTGTTCTTTTCCGTCATCCAGGTACCGCCAGCCGCCACATGA
- a CDS encoding sensor histidine kinase, with protein sequence MTPATPTLLYIDDDAGLARLVERGLTRAGFKVVHAAGGEQGLARLAQGGIDAIALDQYMPGLDGLETLERILAIPGAPPVVFVTASQDSAIAVTALKAGAADYLVKDVQGEFIPLLQVAVNGALRQAAMQRARDEAEAEVHASRDRYAALAAEREVLLREVNHRVGNSLQIIASLLHLQANSATQDDVKAALTNAMGRVAAVAQVHRRLYTSHDLKSVLLNQYLEALLEDLRRSAEGNKMSRLTLKAEPIEIDPDRAVAIGIIVNELVMNAVKYAYPDGAGPIHVELASDGDDIVLAIADDGVGLNVKTDPRSTGMGQRIVSAMASKLEADVERDPAHSGTRIVLRFSRVNKLVAPKSASAAAS encoded by the coding sequence ATGACCCCAGCGACGCCGACACTGCTGTATATCGATGACGACGCGGGCCTCGCGCGGCTGGTTGAGCGCGGGCTGACGCGCGCTGGCTTCAAGGTCGTGCATGCGGCCGGCGGCGAGCAAGGACTGGCGCGGCTGGCGCAGGGCGGCATCGACGCCATCGCACTCGACCAGTACATGCCCGGCCTCGACGGCCTGGAGACGCTGGAGCGGATTCTCGCCATACCGGGCGCGCCACCGGTGGTGTTCGTCACGGCTTCGCAGGATTCGGCAATCGCGGTCACCGCGCTGAAGGCGGGCGCGGCCGACTATCTGGTCAAGGATGTGCAGGGCGAATTCATTCCGCTGCTGCAGGTCGCCGTCAACGGCGCGCTCCGGCAGGCGGCGATGCAGCGGGCCCGCGACGAGGCCGAGGCCGAGGTCCACGCCTCCCGCGATCGCTACGCAGCGCTGGCGGCCGAGCGCGAGGTGCTGCTGCGCGAGGTCAACCACCGCGTCGGCAACAGCCTGCAGATCATTGCATCGCTGTTGCACCTGCAGGCCAATTCCGCGACCCAGGACGACGTCAAGGCGGCGCTGACGAACGCGATGGGACGCGTCGCCGCGGTGGCGCAGGTACACCGCCGGCTCTACACCTCGCACGACCTCAAGAGTGTGTTGCTGAATCAATATCTCGAAGCGCTGCTGGAAGACCTCAGGCGTTCGGCCGAGGGCAATAAGATGTCGCGGCTGACGCTCAAGGCCGAACCGATCGAGATCGATCCGGATCGCGCGGTCGCGATCGGCATCATCGTCAACGAGCTGGTCATGAACGCCGTTAAATATGCTTATCCCGACGGCGCCGGCCCGATCCATGTCGAGCTCGCATCTGACGGTGACGACATCGTCCTGGCAATCGCCGACGACGGCGTCGGCCTCAACGTCAAGACCGACCCGCGCTCCACCGGTATGGGCCAGCGTATCGTCAGCGCCATGGCGTCCAAACTGGAAGCCGATGTCGAACGCGATCCCGCCCATAGCGGCACAAGGATCGTGCTGCGTTTCAGCCGCGTCAATAAATTGGTGGCGCCGAAATCGGCCAGCGCCGCGGCGAGCTAG
- a CDS encoding LysR family transcriptional regulator, giving the protein MNHDLNIPIDIVRSVIVIAETGSISKAADRLNLSQPALSSQLKRIQGILGCELFTRTANGSLLTEVGKLFVEQGRRIIEANDQILRIGGRTLRQEPTRLGINNLYIKEIFKCLSAEALSNVIIQGGNSGEIAKGLTEGYIDIGCFFASMELADQVSNMIVNEAEERFVWVRSKDFVLSPGAPIPLLSHPGNLTDSLMIRALTNKGIQYRIAFNSADNLARTAAAEAGIGITAFPARIDPSPLICAREYYLPELTPLKSLLCVRQNFDAGTNLLEALSAQLFGDGARTKSGNKK; this is encoded by the coding sequence ATGAATCACGACCTGAATATTCCAATCGATATCGTTCGATCGGTCATTGTGATCGCCGAAACCGGAAGCATATCGAAGGCCGCCGATCGTTTAAACCTGAGCCAGCCGGCTCTCAGCTCTCAACTCAAACGAATTCAGGGCATCCTCGGCTGCGAGCTGTTTACGCGGACCGCGAACGGATCCTTATTGACCGAGGTAGGGAAACTGTTCGTCGAACAGGGCCGCCGCATCATTGAAGCCAACGACCAGATCCTGCGTATTGGCGGCCGGACACTTCGCCAGGAACCAACTCGCCTGGGCATCAACAATCTCTATATCAAGGAGATATTCAAATGCCTGTCAGCCGAGGCGCTGTCGAACGTCATCATCCAGGGCGGCAACTCCGGCGAGATAGCCAAGGGCCTGACTGAAGGATACATCGACATCGGCTGTTTCTTCGCTTCCATGGAACTGGCGGATCAAGTCTCGAACATGATCGTCAACGAGGCGGAAGAACGGTTTGTCTGGGTTAGGTCGAAGGACTTTGTCTTAAGTCCGGGGGCGCCGATCCCGCTCCTGAGCCATCCCGGCAATTTGACGGATTCGCTGATGATCCGGGCACTCACAAACAAGGGAATACAGTATCGGATTGCGTTCAACAGCGCGGACAATCTCGCAAGAACCGCCGCCGCCGAAGCCGGAATTGGCATTACGGCTTTTCCCGCTCGAATCGATCCCTCACCATTGATCTGCGCCCGGGAGTACTATCTTCCCGAGCTTACGCCGCTAAAATCCCTGCTTTGCGTTCGGCAAAACTTCGATGCCGGCACGAACCTGCTTGAGGCGCTCTCCGCCCAGCTCTTTGGCGACGGAGCTCGGACGAAATCAGGCAACAAAAAGTAA
- a CDS encoding DASS family sodium-coupled anion symporter, whose protein sequence is MTWKTIAPLAVWLALYLVPVPAGLNADQWHYFAIFAAVITGLILESMPVGAVGIIGLTAAGVMGYVEHDPNKSLRWMLGGFSESTVWLIVGAFVFSIGYRKSGLGRRLALLLVHKLGRSTIGLGYAVAFSDLVLAPATPSNTARSGGTVYPIVSNIPRIYGSEPGPTAGKIGTYVMWTAFATTAVTSSLFLTALAPNAAALSIAKKIVGVDVGWSQWFAGFAPLGILLLVVVPLLSYLVCRPEVKESPEIVEWSAGELKAMGPMSRNEQIMSVLVLLAMFLWICGSNPTISLPFLGSNFINPTMVVFVVISLMLVTGVIDFDDIVREKAAWEVFFYFTSLLTLSSGLNEIGFIKWVAEGFAKPLATMSPLTGMILLVSFFFWVHYFFSSITSHTAAVLPVVLAVGTSIPGLSVPTLTLLCVYSLGLMGVISPYATGPAPMYYGSGYIGKGDFWKFGLIFGVIYFAGLLLIVLPWLQMIG, encoded by the coding sequence ATGACCTGGAAGACCATCGCGCCGCTTGCGGTCTGGCTTGCGCTCTATCTGGTGCCGGTTCCGGCCGGCCTCAACGCCGATCAGTGGCACTATTTTGCGATATTCGCGGCCGTCATCACCGGCCTGATCCTGGAATCGATGCCGGTCGGCGCGGTCGGTATCATCGGCCTGACGGCGGCTGGCGTCATGGGCTATGTCGAACACGATCCGAACAAGTCGCTGCGCTGGATGCTGGGCGGGTTCTCCGAAAGCACGGTGTGGCTGATCGTCGGCGCCTTCGTGTTCTCGATCGGCTACCGCAAGAGCGGCCTCGGCCGGCGGCTGGCGCTGTTGCTGGTCCACAAGCTCGGCCGCAGCACCATCGGGCTCGGTTATGCCGTGGCATTTTCTGATCTGGTTCTGGCGCCGGCGACGCCGTCCAACACCGCGCGTAGCGGCGGTACGGTCTATCCGATCGTCAGCAACATTCCGCGGATCTACGGCTCGGAACCCGGGCCGACCGCCGGCAAGATCGGCACCTATGTGATGTGGACGGCGTTCGCGACCACAGCGGTGACGAGTTCGCTGTTCCTGACGGCGCTGGCGCCGAATGCGGCGGCGCTCTCGATCGCCAAGAAGATCGTCGGCGTCGATGTCGGCTGGTCGCAATGGTTCGCGGGTTTCGCACCGCTCGGCATCCTGCTGCTGGTGGTCGTGCCGCTGCTGAGCTACCTGGTGTGCCGGCCGGAGGTGAAGGAAAGTCCCGAAATCGTCGAATGGAGCGCGGGCGAGCTCAAGGCGATGGGACCGATGTCGCGCAACGAACAGATCATGTCGGTGCTGGTGCTGCTGGCGATGTTCCTGTGGATCTGCGGCTCCAATCCGACCATCAGCCTGCCGTTTCTCGGATCCAATTTCATCAACCCGACCATGGTGGTGTTTGTCGTGATCTCGCTGATGCTCGTGACCGGGGTCATCGACTTCGACGACATCGTCCGCGAAAAGGCCGCCTGGGAGGTGTTTTTCTATTTCACCTCGCTGCTCACGCTGTCGTCCGGCCTCAACGAAATCGGCTTCATCAAATGGGTGGCGGAGGGATTTGCAAAACCGCTGGCAACGATGAGCCCGCTGACCGGCATGATCCTGCTGGTCTCGTTCTTCTTCTGGGTCCACTACTTCTTTTCCAGCATCACCTCGCATACCGCCGCGGTGTTGCCGGTGGTGCTCGCGGTCGGCACCAGCATTCCCGGCCTGTCGGTCCCGACGCTGACGCTGCTATGCGTCTATTCGCTGGGCCTGATGGGGGTGATCTCGCCCTATGCCACCGGACCCGCGCCGATGTACTACGGCAGCGGTTACATCGGGAAGGGCGACTTCTGGAAGTTCGGCCTGATCTTCGGCGTGATCTATTTTGCCGGGTTGCTGCTGATCGTGCTGCCGTGGCTGCAGATGATCGGATGA
- the aat gene encoding leucyl/phenylalanyl-tRNA--protein transferase, whose product MTSRDSAASEITPEVLLRAYACGIFPMAESADDPTLFWVEPELRGVIPLDGFNIASRLARTVRSDAFSVTVDTAFKAVIAGCAAPQPGRDDTWINKRIRDLYVGLYELGHCHSVEVWQNDALVGGLYGVSLGRAFFGESMFHHARDASKVALVHLVARLNAGGFELLDTQYVTEHLRSFGAVEIPRRRYRAMLDRAIAGEPADFMRLPASISGTDALAIIAERG is encoded by the coding sequence ATGACATCGCGCGACTCCGCCGCTTCCGAAATCACGCCCGAGGTGCTGCTGCGGGCCTATGCCTGCGGCATCTTCCCGATGGCCGAGAGCGCCGACGATCCGACGCTGTTCTGGGTCGAACCGGAGCTGCGCGGGGTGATCCCGCTCGACGGGTTCAACATCGCCTCGCGGCTGGCCCGCACCGTGCGTTCCGACGCTTTCAGCGTCACCGTCGACACCGCGTTCAAGGCCGTCATTGCCGGCTGCGCCGCGCCGCAACCCGGCCGCGACGACACCTGGATCAACAAGCGCATCCGCGATCTCTATGTCGGGCTCTACGAGCTCGGGCACTGCCACAGCGTCGAGGTGTGGCAGAATGACGCGCTGGTCGGCGGGCTCTACGGCGTCAGCCTCGGCCGTGCCTTCTTCGGCGAGAGCATGTTTCATCATGCCCGCGACGCTTCCAAGGTGGCGCTGGTGCACCTGGTGGCGCGGCTCAACGCCGGCGGGTTCGAATTGCTCGACACCCAATATGTCACCGAGCATCTGCGCAGTTTTGGCGCGGTCGAAATCCCGCGGCGGCGCTATCGGGCGATGTTGGACAGGGCGATCGCGGGCGAGCCGGCGGATTTCATGCGATTGCCGGCCAGCATCAGCGGCACCGACGCGCTGGCGATCATCGCCGAGCGCGGCTAG
- a CDS encoding DUF2155 domain-containing protein, translating to MFRTIALTGFAALLAASTITLAPVAQAQIGNIFSDPAPRPPGAIPRGNQPPQQAPDDDEEVPELPRGRLLPTPNRPPPGQGVPAPGSVQSQPLAPPPGTTVIPQNTPPGIAVAPPQPGAPAVANAPPSANPLPGLPPGQKQPKSVPGAPATLQPGDEVVSEPPATKITNKKASFSGLDKITGRIINFDEDIGETVQFGALRVKTDACYTRPSTEAANTDAFVEVDEITLQGEVKRIFSGWMYAASPGLHGVEHPIYDIWLTDCKVPDQTIVSAQPDPPKPPAPPPVAQKRPPPKQAAPRPQQAPQPQFQQQPPPPPPPQQRPGGLFGGLFGNN from the coding sequence ATGTTTCGAACCATTGCCCTGACCGGTTTTGCGGCCCTGCTTGCCGCCTCGACCATCACGCTTGCGCCTGTGGCGCAGGCGCAGATCGGCAATATTTTTTCCGATCCCGCGCCGCGCCCGCCCGGCGCCATTCCGCGTGGCAACCAGCCGCCGCAGCAAGCGCCCGACGACGACGAGGAAGTGCCGGAACTGCCGCGCGGCCGGCTGTTGCCGACCCCGAACCGGCCGCCGCCCGGGCAGGGCGTGCCTGCGCCCGGAAGCGTGCAATCGCAGCCGCTGGCGCCGCCGCCTGGTACCACGGTGATTCCGCAGAACACACCGCCGGGCATTGCGGTGGCACCGCCGCAGCCGGGCGCTCCCGCCGTTGCCAATGCGCCGCCGTCCGCCAATCCGTTGCCGGGATTGCCGCCCGGGCAGAAGCAGCCCAAGAGCGTGCCGGGCGCACCGGCGACCCTGCAGCCCGGCGACGAAGTCGTGTCCGAGCCGCCGGCGACCAAGATCACCAACAAGAAGGCGAGCTTCTCGGGTCTCGACAAGATCACCGGGCGCATCATCAATTTCGACGAGGATATCGGCGAGACCGTGCAGTTCGGCGCACTGCGCGTGAAGACCGATGCGTGCTACACCCGCCCATCGACCGAAGCCGCCAATACCGACGCCTTTGTCGAGGTCGACGAGATCACGCTGCAGGGCGAGGTGAAGCGGATTTTCTCCGGCTGGATGTATGCCGCAAGCCCGGGCCTGCATGGTGTCGAGCATCCGATCTACGATATCTGGCTGACCGACTGCAAAGTCCCCGACCAGACCATCGTCAGCGCGCAGCCCGATCCGCCGAAGCCGCCGGCACCGCCGCCGGTGGCGCAGAAGCGTCCGCCGCCGAAGCAGGCCGCGCCGCGGCCGCAGCAAGCCCCGCAGCCGCAATTCCAGCAGCAGCCCCCGCCGCCACCTCCGCCGCAACAGCGGCCGGGTGGGCTGTTCGGCGGCCTGTTCGGGAATAACTAG
- a CDS encoding DNA ligase LigA-related protein, producing the protein MTETLDLFAYTKVSGGTSLADLDWHARRIVVASYLYYRHDLSMMPDHEFDNICQVVADGWRGLSPLRQFMLESPGAIRASGFHVKVTWMAEAGAFAWMRENRQRENVDRGPVSQWNFDKTHQVHWAGLAAP; encoded by the coding sequence ATGACCGAGACGCTCGATCTGTTCGCCTACACCAAGGTGAGTGGTGGCACGTCGCTCGCCGATCTGGATTGGCACGCGAGAAGAATTGTCGTGGCGTCGTACCTCTACTATAGGCACGACCTATCGATGATGCCGGACCATGAGTTCGACAACATCTGTCAGGTCGTCGCCGATGGATGGCGCGGGCTATCCCCGCTCCGGCAGTTCATGCTGGAGTCGCCTGGCGCAATCCGGGCGAGCGGCTTCCATGTGAAGGTGACGTGGATGGCGGAAGCTGGAGCGTTCGCCTGGATGCGAGAGAACCGGCAACGAGAGAACGTCGATCGAGGTCCGGTCAGCCAATGGAACTTCGATAAGACACACCAGGTTCACTGGGCAGGACTCGCGGCACCATAA
- a CDS encoding DUF6884 domain-containing protein: MSGKADVAFVSCVKTKANRPMPAKDFYLSPWFRLARRYVEKNAHRWYILSAAHGCIHPEDIIDPYDVTLNGASAADRGYWAVVVRDQFDKLGPNLSGERAIIFAGLNYRRDLISPLLRTFDEVQVPMEGLKMGQQLSWLTKHNDQG, translated from the coding sequence ATGAGCGGAAAAGCTGACGTTGCGTTCGTGTCCTGCGTGAAGACGAAGGCCAATCGCCCGATGCCGGCAAAAGACTTCTACCTGTCGCCATGGTTCCGATTGGCCCGGCGGTATGTCGAGAAGAACGCGCATCGCTGGTACATTTTGTCGGCCGCGCACGGCTGCATCCACCCGGAGGACATCATCGATCCGTATGACGTGACCCTCAACGGGGCTAGTGCCGCGGACCGAGGCTACTGGGCGGTGGTGGTGAGAGATCAGTTCGACAAGCTTGGACCGAATCTGTCGGGCGAGCGAGCGATCATCTTTGCCGGTCTCAATTACCGGCGCGACCTGATCTCTCCGCTGCTGCGGACCTTCGACGAAGTACAGGTTCCAATGGAAGGCCTGAAGATGGGTCAGCAGCTGAGCTGGCTGACAAAACATAATGACCAGGGGTGA
- a CDS encoding SLOG family protein, with protein sequence MPAPRVYNKHHGDAPAAAVYIGRGSPYGNRFVIGADGDRDQACNRFECEQLPDMDVNGLTGRDLVCFCAPHRCHGDSILLMANHRVLVFGGRDFSDRRWLYDVLDAAHERRKITCIVEGEMSGADRLSREWADSRNVAVDPYPADWDNIERDGALVRRNSRGKLYDAAAGPFRNTQMLRNGRPDTAFGFPGGKGTRDMSKQCLEYGLTPTLFGLR encoded by the coding sequence ATGCCAGCGCCCCGGGTCTACAACAAACACCACGGCGATGCGCCGGCCGCCGCCGTCTACATCGGGCGCGGATCTCCGTACGGGAATCGGTTCGTCATCGGAGCTGACGGCGACCGCGACCAGGCCTGCAATCGGTTCGAGTGCGAGCAGCTTCCCGACATGGACGTGAACGGGCTGACAGGGCGAGACCTGGTTTGCTTCTGCGCGCCGCATCGCTGCCACGGCGACTCCATCCTGCTGATGGCGAACCATCGCGTCCTGGTTTTTGGTGGCCGGGATTTCAGTGACAGAAGATGGCTGTACGACGTTCTGGACGCCGCCCATGAGCGCAGGAAGATCACCTGCATCGTAGAGGGGGAGATGTCGGGAGCTGACAGACTGTCTCGAGAATGGGCTGATAGCCGCAACGTGGCGGTCGATCCCTATCCGGCTGATTGGGACAACATCGAGCGCGATGGCGCCTTGGTCAGAAGGAACAGCCGCGGCAAGCTTTACGATGCTGCCGCGGGTCCATTTCGTAACACTCAAATGCTACGCAACGGTCGTCCGGATACGGCCTTCGGATTCCCAGGCGGAAAGGGAACTAGGGATATGTCGAAACAGTGCCTTGAGTATGGTCTGACACCGACGCTTTTCGGATTGAGGTGA